From Pongo pygmaeus isolate AG05252 chromosome 2, NHGRI_mPonPyg2-v2.0_pri, whole genome shotgun sequence, a single genomic window includes:
- the CD86 gene encoding T-lymphocyte activation antigen CD86 isoform X4 gives MDPQCTMGLSNTLFVMAFLLSGAAPLKIQAYFNETADLPCQFANSQNRSLSELVVFWQDQENLVLNEVYLGKEKFDSVHSKYMGRTSFDPDSWTLRLHNLQIKDKGLYQCIIHHKKPTGMIRIHQMNSELSVLANFSQPEIVPISNITENVYINLTCSSIHGYPEPKKMSVLLRTKNSTIEYDGVMQKSQDNVTELYDVSISLSVSFPDVTSNMTIFCVLETDKIRLLSSPFSIELEDPQPPPDHIPWITAVLPTVIICVMAFCLILWKWKKKKQPRNSYKCGTNTMEREESEQTKKREKIHIPERSDEAQRVFKSSKTSSCDKSDTCF, from the exons GTGCTGCTCCCCTGAAGATTCAAGCTTATTTCAATGAGACTGCAGACCTGCCATGCCAATTTGCAAACTCTCAAAACCGAAGCCTGAGTGAGCTAGTAGTATTTTGGCAGGACCAGGAAAACTTGGTTCTGAACGAGGTATACTTAGGCAAAGAGAAATTTGACAGCGTTCATTCCAAGTATATGGGCCGCACAAGTTTTGATCCGGACAGTTGGACCCTGAGACTTCACAATCTTCAGATCAAGGACAAGGGCTTGTATCAATGTATCATCCATCACAAAAAGCCCACAGGAATGATTCGCATCCACCAGATGAATTCTGAACTGTCAGTGCTTG CTAACTTCAGTCAACCTGAAATAGTACCAATTTCTAATATAACAGAAAATGTGTACATAAATTTGACCTGCTCATCTATACATGGTTACCCAGAACCTAAGAAGATGAGTGTTTTGCTAAGAACCAAGAATTCAACTATCGAGTATGATGGTGTTATGCAGAAATCTCAAGATAATGTCACAGAACTGTACGATGTTTCCATCAGCTTGTCTGTTTCATTCCCTGATGTTACGAGCAATATGACCATCTTCTGTGTTCTGGAAACTGACAAGATACGGCTTTTATCCTCACCTTTCTCTATAG AGCTTGAGGACCCTCAGCCTCCCCCAGACCACATCCCTTGGATTACAGCTGTACTTCCAACAGTTATTATATGTGTGATGGCTTTCTGTCTAATTCTATGGAaatggaagaagaagaagcagccTCGCAACTCTTATAAATGTG GAACCAACACAATGGAGAGGGAAGAGAGTGAACAGACCAAGAAAAG AGAAAAAATCCATATACCTGAAAGATCTGATGAAGCCCAGCGTGTTTTTAAAAGTTCGAAGACATCTTCCTGCGACAAAAGTGATACATGTTTTTAA
- the CD86 gene encoding T-lymphocyte activation antigen CD86 isoform X5, giving the protein MGLSNTLFVMAFLLSGAAPLKIQAYFNETADLPCQFANSQNRSLSELVVFWQDQENLVLNEVYLGKEKFDSVHSKYMGRTSFDPDSWTLRLHNLQIKDKGLYQCIIHHKKPTGMIRIHQMNSELSVLANFSQPEIVPISNITENVYINLTCSSIHGYPEPKKMSVLLRTKNSTIEYDGVMQKSQDNVTELYDVSISLSVSFPDVTSNMTIFCVLETDKIRLLSSPFSIELEDPQPPPDHIPWITAVLPTVIICVMAFCLILWKWKKKKQPRNSYKCGTNTMEREESEQTKKREKIHIPERSDEAQRVFKSSKTSSCDKSDTCF; this is encoded by the exons GTGCTGCTCCCCTGAAGATTCAAGCTTATTTCAATGAGACTGCAGACCTGCCATGCCAATTTGCAAACTCTCAAAACCGAAGCCTGAGTGAGCTAGTAGTATTTTGGCAGGACCAGGAAAACTTGGTTCTGAACGAGGTATACTTAGGCAAAGAGAAATTTGACAGCGTTCATTCCAAGTATATGGGCCGCACAAGTTTTGATCCGGACAGTTGGACCCTGAGACTTCACAATCTTCAGATCAAGGACAAGGGCTTGTATCAATGTATCATCCATCACAAAAAGCCCACAGGAATGATTCGCATCCACCAGATGAATTCTGAACTGTCAGTGCTTG CTAACTTCAGTCAACCTGAAATAGTACCAATTTCTAATATAACAGAAAATGTGTACATAAATTTGACCTGCTCATCTATACATGGTTACCCAGAACCTAAGAAGATGAGTGTTTTGCTAAGAACCAAGAATTCAACTATCGAGTATGATGGTGTTATGCAGAAATCTCAAGATAATGTCACAGAACTGTACGATGTTTCCATCAGCTTGTCTGTTTCATTCCCTGATGTTACGAGCAATATGACCATCTTCTGTGTTCTGGAAACTGACAAGATACGGCTTTTATCCTCACCTTTCTCTATAG AGCTTGAGGACCCTCAGCCTCCCCCAGACCACATCCCTTGGATTACAGCTGTACTTCCAACAGTTATTATATGTGTGATGGCTTTCTGTCTAATTCTATGGAaatggaagaagaagaagcagccTCGCAACTCTTATAAATGTG GAACCAACACAATGGAGAGGGAAGAGAGTGAACAGACCAAGAAAAG AGAAAAAATCCATATACCTGAAAGATCTGATGAAGCCCAGCGTGTTTTTAAAAGTTCGAAGACATCTTCCTGCGACAAAAGTGATACATGTTTTTAA